One Candidatus Flexicrinis proximus DNA window includes the following coding sequences:
- a CDS encoding helix-turn-helix domain-containing protein, translated as MTDSNTVSLQYLMRSALPPEARLVAGPPDVQINWAVMLRAQPPAATELYGGEIALAQLDLLRSFESRLTVTEIVQRLADAKAGAVAIRMREDVPSQAISIANQENIALILLPMESNLARIEREINRLIVSGAAQVSQRAIEVQRELVRAAAENRELATLLQIIARATNKTVIVHDDAGVQMEVAYPMGARRPVTGTRSASGDAATLEAFQKWLQREAAKAINGVAVSPLGYTTALQVEKRVAGYLSLVIPGASLEEFERLILTYGSEVCAVQLAKTRAIATAVEQTRGDWVQMWLSGTSADDDMLTTRAEQSGFDASSLYVVTALRAVSGSGAPLPLDSLLGFVRDDLTRRQIEFSVGQYVDLIVLLYPIESIQALPRARQQIEYLRSQLQVRSPGGAVTAGISRPVQGLIFLRDAYREAKDALTIAQQLGDLDRSTFYGDLKLYQLLLAVKDRTLSHMRRFYEEALAPLVEHDDRKQGDLIRTLSGFFEANGNLAKAAADLDVHRNTLVYRLDRISELTGLDLNDPENRLILHLALKVQRVLATLPQS; from the coding sequence ATGACCGATTCGAATACCGTTTCCCTGCAATACCTGATGCGCTCGGCTCTGCCTCCTGAGGCGCGCCTGGTGGCTGGTCCTCCCGATGTCCAGATCAACTGGGCGGTGATGCTGCGTGCCCAACCCCCGGCTGCGACCGAACTCTACGGGGGCGAGATCGCGCTCGCGCAACTCGATCTTCTGCGGAGCTTCGAGAGCCGCCTGACTGTCACCGAAATCGTCCAGCGCCTGGCGGATGCTAAAGCCGGCGCCGTAGCCATCCGCATGCGTGAAGATGTGCCCTCGCAGGCAATAAGTATTGCCAACCAGGAAAACATCGCGCTGATCCTGCTGCCGATGGAATCGAACCTGGCGCGTATTGAGCGCGAGATCAACCGCCTGATCGTGAGTGGAGCGGCCCAGGTGAGCCAGCGCGCGATCGAAGTTCAGCGCGAGCTGGTGCGGGCTGCCGCCGAGAACCGCGAACTGGCTACGTTACTACAGATCATCGCACGGGCTACCAATAAGACGGTGATAGTCCACGATGACGCGGGTGTCCAAATGGAGGTCGCGTATCCGATGGGTGCGCGCCGTCCAGTGACCGGTACGCGCTCTGCATCAGGCGACGCCGCGACGCTGGAAGCGTTTCAGAAATGGCTGCAGCGGGAGGCCGCCAAAGCCATCAATGGCGTTGCGGTCAGCCCGCTCGGGTATACCACGGCGCTTCAGGTTGAAAAGCGCGTAGCGGGTTATCTCTCGCTGGTGATCCCAGGAGCCTCGCTTGAGGAATTCGAACGGCTCATTCTGACGTACGGCTCGGAAGTCTGTGCCGTGCAACTGGCCAAGACGCGAGCGATCGCTACGGCGGTGGAACAGACCCGCGGCGACTGGGTGCAGATGTGGTTATCGGGCACCTCTGCCGATGACGATATGCTGACCACGCGGGCGGAGCAATCGGGCTTTGACGCGTCATCGCTGTACGTCGTGACGGCGCTGCGTGCCGTGTCAGGGTCTGGCGCGCCCCTTCCGCTGGATTCTCTGCTCGGATTTGTCCGCGACGACTTGACACGGCGACAGATCGAATTCTCGGTGGGGCAATATGTCGACCTGATCGTGCTGTTGTATCCGATCGAGTCGATACAGGCGCTGCCCCGCGCGCGGCAGCAAATCGAATATCTGCGGAGCCAACTGCAGGTGCGTTCGCCTGGCGGCGCAGTTACCGCGGGCATCAGCAGACCTGTACAGGGATTAATCTTCCTGCGGGACGCCTATCGCGAGGCCAAGGATGCGCTGACGATCGCGCAGCAGCTGGGTGACCTCGACCGCTCAACGTTTTACGGCGACCTAAAGCTGTACCAGCTCTTGCTGGCGGTCAAAGACCGCACCCTGTCGCATATGCGCCGTTTTTATGAGGAGGCCCTGGCGCCGCTGGTCGAACACGACGACCGGAAGCAGGGAGATCTGATCCGCACGCTCAGTGGGTTCTTCGAGGCCAATGGCAACCTTGCCAAAGCGGCGGCTGATCTGGATGTGCACCGTAACACCCTGGTTTACCGGCTTGACAGGATCAGTGAGCTGACCGGACTGGATTTGAACGATCCGGAGAACCGGCTGATCCTGCATCTCGCGCTAAAGGTTCAGCGGGTGCTTGCCACGCTGCCGCAAAGCTAA
- a CDS encoding DUF4013 domain-containing protein gives MATIKRKFEDEFQREFQRSQPVLETTGCGAYTATAIQYPLIGGTQTLYKLLIGAVCLVIPVVGSWLLTGYGLRVIRRVMAGDYRLPEWDDFAGDFVGGLAVTVGLFIFGILLSISMVLVVTIPIVLLFGVPMAAFTVARFADSGDFTSFFDILGAYRAVFYRMGDALMMTIGSFITIFVFSILIGLGTICLFIPGMMAAAALALALAFNVGVFGRVVVHI, from the coding sequence ATGGCGACAATCAAACGTAAGTTCGAAGACGAGTTTCAGCGCGAGTTCCAGCGTTCTCAGCCGGTGCTTGAAACCACCGGGTGCGGAGCGTATACGGCGACAGCCATACAGTACCCGCTGATCGGCGGCACACAAACGCTGTATAAGCTGCTGATCGGGGCGGTGTGCCTGGTAATTCCGGTGGTGGGGAGCTGGCTGCTTACCGGATATGGCCTGCGGGTGATCCGGCGGGTGATGGCAGGGGATTACCGACTGCCCGAATGGGATGACTTCGCGGGCGACTTTGTGGGCGGCCTTGCCGTGACAGTCGGGTTGTTCATCTTCGGGATTCTGCTGTCGATTTCAATGGTACTGGTAGTGACGATCCCGATTGTGCTCCTCTTTGGCGTGCCGATGGCTGCTTTCACGGTGGCACGCTTCGCGGACTCGGGCGATTTCACCAGTTTCTTTGACATCCTGGGCGCGTATCGCGCGGTCTTCTACCGGATGGGGGACGCGCTGATGATGACGATTGGATCGTTCATTACGATCTTCGTCTTCAGCATCCTGATCGGGCTGGGTACGATCTGTCTGTTCATCCCCGGAATGATGGCGGCGGCGGCCCTCGCACTGGCACTGGCTTTCAACGTCGGCGTCTTCGGGCGCGTCGTCGTACACATATAA
- a CDS encoding GNAT family N-acetyltransferase, with product MNIRIANDEDVPAIGLMWEQLARFHHVLDPALPPAARGGGKAYARRLVARMNDPQTRIVVAEDDGRLVGYALAVIVDVIPDMFIQENSGFLADIYVDEAYRRLGVGRALVGAVTAWLSERKIQVFEWYVAEHNTAGKQFWESVGGRRVMVRMRAETE from the coding sequence ATGAATATCCGGATTGCCAACGACGAAGACGTCCCTGCAATCGGTCTGATGTGGGAACAGTTAGCCAGGTTCCATCACGTGCTTGACCCCGCGCTGCCGCCCGCGGCTCGCGGCGGGGGGAAGGCGTATGCGCGGAGACTGGTTGCCCGCATGAACGACCCACAAACGCGAATCGTGGTGGCTGAAGACGACGGCCGGCTGGTTGGCTACGCGCTGGCGGTGATAGTGGATGTGATCCCCGATATGTTCATTCAGGAGAACAGCGGGTTCCTGGCGGATATTTACGTTGACGAAGCGTACCGGAGACTGGGTGTCGGGCGGGCGCTGGTCGGCGCGGTCACTGCGTGGCTGAGCGAAAGGAAGATCCAGGTCTTCGAATGGTACGTTGCGGAGCATAATACAGCGGGGAAACAATTCTGGGAGTCTGTGGGCGGGCGGCGTGTCATGGTTCGCATGCGCGCGGAAACGGAGTAG
- the rsmD gene encoding 16S rRNA (guanine(966)-N(2))-methyltransferase RsmD produces the protein MSGRVISGSAKGRKLKLVPGDTTRPIMDRVKEALFSILSRDTLDSTVLDLFAGTGAVGIEALSRGAAHCTFVDLAPAAIKTIRDNLAVTGLADRATVLKANAFDILKKTPTPVDLLYIAPPQYKSLWLDILKALDDAPGWLADDGILIVQIDPTEQAAVALKHFAPYDERRYGSTLLWFFQHTSSDAQEAREESPS, from the coding sequence ATGAGCGGGCGGGTGATTTCAGGCAGCGCGAAGGGTCGCAAACTCAAGCTTGTCCCCGGCGACACAACCCGGCCGATCATGGACCGCGTGAAAGAAGCGCTGTTCAGCATCCTCAGCCGCGACACTCTCGACTCCACCGTGCTCGATTTGTTTGCCGGGACTGGTGCGGTCGGTATCGAGGCCTTGAGCCGGGGCGCGGCTCACTGTACGTTTGTCGATCTCGCGCCGGCCGCCATCAAAACCATCAGGGATAATCTCGCGGTCACCGGCTTGGCCGATCGCGCCACCGTCCTCAAGGCCAACGCCTTCGATATTCTCAAGAAGACGCCAACCCCCGTCGACCTGCTCTATATCGCCCCGCCCCAGTACAAGTCCTTGTGGCTGGATATCCTCAAGGCGCTCGACGACGCGCCGGGCTGGCTGGCCGATGACGGTATTCTGATTGTCCAGATCGACCCCACGGAGCAAGCAGCAGTAGCGCTCAAGCATTTTGCGCCGTATGATGAACGTCGTTATGGAAGCACTTTATTATGGTTCTTCCAGCATACATCATCCGATGCCCAAGAGGCTCGCGAGGAATCCCCTTCATGA
- a CDS encoding NAD(P)/FAD-dependent oxidoreductase — protein MSNPRVLVIGAGPAGIVTGYFLKNQGINYEIVDRAPVVASTWASLYPSLRLNTTRYFSHMPGRKFPLAWGVFPTGRQYHSYVESFARQHGLNVTLGVEITRVSPEKGGWRVESSRGSTWYSVIVLATGRFSSPYTASIPGAETFQGLLLHAHDYRDPAQLAGMRVMVIGNGPSGLDIALEAGHHNAAQGPALLSMRTGIALKRRYPLGLSKHAWMLLTRWVPERFREPFLNYVEKLGFPRAALRGIKTPPPGKSSGAVAVRGGELIAAVRRGEVLCVDGPSRINPHSVTLADGITHEVDAIVIATGYRPALAYLEGVTLECDDQGWPKRYNSLTYSVDYAKLLYHGTYDVGAAIDRQFEPTLREVRGYPGLFQVGLYYKGKGAMYNFNVEAEIAAAQIAQYLADFS, from the coding sequence TTGAGCAATCCACGGGTCCTGGTCATTGGTGCGGGTCCGGCAGGGATTGTGACCGGCTACTTCCTCAAGAACCAGGGCATCAATTATGAAATCGTCGATCGCGCGCCGGTCGTAGCGTCCACCTGGGCCTCGCTCTACCCCTCCCTCCGTCTGAACACGACGCGCTATTTCTCGCACATGCCCGGGCGAAAATTCCCGCTGGCGTGGGGCGTTTTTCCGACCGGACGCCAGTATCACAGCTATGTCGAGTCCTTTGCTCGGCAGCATGGTCTGAACGTCACGCTTGGGGTGGAGATCACACGCGTATCGCCGGAAAAAGGGGGTTGGCGCGTTGAGTCGAGCCGCGGGTCTACATGGTATTCCGTAATCGTGCTGGCAACCGGCCGCTTCAGCAGCCCCTATACCGCCTCCATTCCGGGTGCGGAGACCTTTCAGGGGCTGCTCCTGCACGCCCACGATTACCGCGATCCCGCTCAGTTGGCGGGCATGCGCGTGATGGTCATCGGCAATGGTCCGAGTGGGCTGGATATTGCCTTGGAGGCAGGACACCATAATGCCGCGCAGGGTCCCGCCCTGCTCAGTATGCGGACCGGCATCGCCCTGAAACGGCGCTATCCCCTTGGCTTGAGCAAACATGCCTGGATGCTCCTGACCCGCTGGGTCCCAGAACGGTTCCGTGAGCCGTTCCTGAACTACGTCGAGAAATTAGGGTTTCCGCGTGCCGCGCTTCGCGGGATAAAGACTCCGCCGCCGGGCAAGTCCAGTGGCGCTGTGGCCGTTCGCGGCGGTGAGTTGATCGCAGCCGTGCGGCGGGGAGAAGTGCTATGCGTGGACGGTCCGTCCCGGATCAACCCGCACAGCGTAACCCTGGCCGATGGAATCACCCACGAGGTCGATGCCATTGTGATCGCTACCGGCTACCGCCCCGCCCTCGCTTATCTTGAAGGGGTAACCCTGGAATGTGACGATCAGGGCTGGCCGAAGCGCTATAACAGCCTGACTTATTCGGTTGACTACGCGAAACTCCTCTATCACGGCACCTACGATGTCGGTGCAGCCATCGACCGTCAGTTTGAACCAACTCTGCGTGAAGTCCGGGGCTATCCGGGGTTGTTTCAGGTCGGACTGTACTATAAAGGCAAGGGCGCCATGTATAACTTCAATGTCGAAGCGGAGATCGCCGCTGCGCAAATCGCCCAATACCTGGCGGATTTTTCGTGA
- a CDS encoding tetratricopeptide repeat protein, protein MALDEISGKIGDAWAMHRKGDHVNAARAFEDVLRTEAENVDAHYGLGLAKRAAGDKSAAKASFEKAKSLAERNLAELRTNNPSNDLKTNKDDRYMMLTRMLQQRLAEL, encoded by the coding sequence ATGGCACTAGATGAAATCTCGGGAAAAATCGGTGACGCGTGGGCTATGCATCGCAAGGGCGATCACGTCAACGCCGCGCGCGCCTTCGAAGATGTCCTCAGGACCGAAGCGGAAAACGTCGATGCCCACTATGGGCTGGGACTGGCGAAACGCGCTGCCGGCGACAAATCCGCCGCGAAAGCCTCGTTTGAGAAGGCCAAGTCGCTAGCCGAACGTAATCTCGCCGAACTTCGCACCAACAACCCGTCGAACGACCTCAAAACGAACAAAGACGATCGCTATATGATGCTCACTCGTATGCTTCAGCAGCGGTTGGCCGAGCTCTAG
- a CDS encoding isoleucine--tRNA ligase — translation MFEAETPKVDVQKVEQSVLEFWRENRVFEQSMERRQGAPKWVTYEGPPTVNGNPGVHHVLARAFKDMFPRFKTMRGHYVLRKGGWDTHGLPVEIAMEKELGFKSKQEIEAFGIAKFNELCRESVLRNIGTWTRFTERMAYWTDTQNPYVTLTNNYIESVWWVLKQLFEQDLIYKGFKIVPFCTRCGTPLSSHELSLGYEDVKDPSVYVRFAVKDQPGTYLLAWTTTPWTLPGNAALAVGEKVDYVQVEGKGFDGNTENLILAEARLVTLKNPESYTVVKRFKGAELVNLRYEPLFNYVPFDEDAWYVISGDFVSTDDGTGIVHIAPAFGADDLRMGQQYGLPLIRTVTSTGHFIDLVTPFAGMWFKDADPEVIVDLKRRGLLYRSEKYEHSYPHCWRDGTPLMYVARDSWYIRTTDRRQTMVELNQTINWVPSHVRDGRFGNWLDELKDWALGRERYWGTPLPIWVDTGRDLSALDLHRPHVDDITFPNPNGSGGTMRRVPEVIDVWFDSGAMPVAQWGYPANNQHMFEEQFPADYICEAVDQTRGWFYTLHSISSMTFNSVAFKNVICLGHILDGDGQKMSKSKGNVIDPWDVMNVHGSDAMRWYLYTSGPPGEPRRFSIDLVGEVVKKFWSTLWNTYSFFVTYANIAKWTPGTPAPAVADRDPLDKWLIASLHQMIADVTEAYEAYDVPGATRPVQTFVEELSNWYVRLSRRRFWEGDAGAMATLYEALVGLSKLVAPAAPMLADYLYRALVVKLDPAQPASVHWCDWPKSNASLIDAAALAEMDVVQRLVSLGRAARDAVEIGVRQPLASAAFVTRNATEAQAVRRLSDLIESELNVKSVGTLEGADDVVEYKLNPLPQVLGKKFGKDFPRVQKTLREGEAGQVRAWAQTLKNGEAIVLSLDGQTFEVKSAECEVKQNAAEGYAVAEDAGLLAAVDTRLTDALVAEGLAREVVRRVQDTRRKADFNVEDRIHLVFQATEPLAKAIEQFAAYIQDETLALTLEQGEANGGYFRADFLPDSDPKKDASVRGETLVIGVKRV, via the coding sequence ATGTTCGAAGCAGAAACCCCGAAAGTCGACGTACAGAAAGTCGAACAGTCCGTGCTCGAGTTCTGGCGCGAGAACCGCGTCTTTGAACAGAGTATGGAACGCCGCCAGGGCGCGCCGAAGTGGGTGACCTACGAAGGCCCGCCGACAGTGAATGGCAACCCCGGCGTCCATCATGTACTGGCCCGTGCCTTCAAGGATATGTTCCCACGCTTCAAAACGATGCGGGGCCATTACGTCTTACGCAAGGGCGGCTGGGACACGCATGGGCTACCGGTCGAAATCGCGATGGAAAAAGAGCTCGGTTTCAAGAGCAAGCAGGAAATCGAGGCTTTTGGGATCGCGAAATTCAATGAACTCTGCCGCGAAAGCGTACTGCGCAATATCGGCACGTGGACGCGGTTTACCGAGCGTATGGCCTACTGGACCGATACACAGAATCCGTATGTCACGCTGACCAACAACTATATCGAGAGCGTGTGGTGGGTGCTCAAACAGCTGTTCGAACAGGACCTGATCTACAAAGGGTTCAAGATCGTTCCGTTCTGTACGCGCTGCGGAACACCGCTGTCCAGCCACGAACTGTCGCTGGGCTACGAAGACGTCAAGGACCCGTCGGTGTATGTCCGGTTCGCGGTCAAGGACCAGCCCGGAACATATCTGCTGGCGTGGACGACGACCCCGTGGACGCTGCCGGGCAATGCTGCGCTGGCGGTGGGCGAGAAGGTAGACTATGTCCAGGTCGAGGGAAAGGGCTTCGACGGCAACACCGAGAACCTGATCCTGGCCGAAGCGCGTCTGGTGACCCTGAAGAATCCGGAAAGCTACACGGTCGTCAAGCGGTTCAAGGGCGCAGAGCTGGTTAATCTGCGCTACGAGCCGCTGTTCAACTACGTCCCGTTTGACGAAGACGCCTGGTATGTCATCAGCGGCGACTTTGTGAGCACGGACGACGGCACGGGAATCGTCCACATCGCGCCGGCATTTGGCGCGGACGACCTGCGGATGGGGCAGCAGTATGGTTTGCCGCTGATCCGAACTGTCACGAGCACCGGCCATTTCATCGACCTGGTGACGCCGTTTGCGGGGATGTGGTTCAAGGACGCCGATCCCGAGGTGATTGTCGACCTCAAGCGGCGTGGCCTGCTGTATCGCAGCGAGAAATACGAGCACAGCTATCCGCACTGCTGGCGTGATGGGACGCCGCTGATGTATGTGGCACGCGACTCCTGGTATATCCGGACGACGGACCGGCGTCAGACCATGGTTGAACTGAACCAGACCATCAACTGGGTGCCCTCGCATGTGCGCGACGGGCGCTTCGGGAACTGGCTGGACGAACTGAAAGACTGGGCGTTGGGGCGCGAGCGCTATTGGGGCACGCCTCTGCCGATCTGGGTCGATACAGGGCGGGATTTGAGCGCGCTGGACCTGCACCGTCCGCATGTTGACGACATCACGTTTCCAAACCCGAACGGCAGCGGCGGAACGATGCGGCGCGTGCCGGAAGTGATCGACGTGTGGTTCGACAGCGGCGCGATGCCGGTGGCGCAGTGGGGCTATCCTGCCAATAACCAGCACATGTTCGAGGAACAATTCCCCGCGGATTACATCTGCGAGGCGGTCGATCAGACGCGCGGCTGGTTCTATACGCTGCACAGTATCTCCAGCATGACGTTTAACAGCGTCGCGTTTAAGAATGTGATCTGCCTGGGCCACATCCTCGATGGCGACGGACAGAAGATGAGCAAATCCAAGGGAAATGTGATTGACCCGTGGGACGTGATGAACGTCCATGGCTCGGATGCGATGCGCTGGTACCTGTACACGTCCGGCCCTCCGGGAGAACCGCGGCGCTTTTCGATCGACCTGGTCGGGGAAGTCGTCAAGAAGTTCTGGAGCACGCTCTGGAACACATACAGCTTCTTCGTCACGTATGCGAACATCGCGAAGTGGACTCCTGGTACGCCAGCGCCGGCGGTCGCTGACCGCGACCCGCTGGACAAATGGCTGATCGCGTCGCTGCACCAGATGATCGCGGACGTGACGGAAGCGTACGAGGCTTACGATGTCCCCGGCGCGACCCGGCCGGTGCAGACGTTTGTCGAGGAGCTGTCGAACTGGTATGTGCGGCTAAGCCGACGGCGCTTCTGGGAAGGCGATGCGGGCGCGATGGCGACGCTGTATGAGGCACTGGTCGGACTGAGCAAGCTGGTTGCGCCGGCTGCGCCGATGCTGGCCGACTATCTGTACCGCGCGCTGGTGGTGAAGCTCGACCCGGCACAGCCCGCGAGCGTCCACTGGTGCGACTGGCCGAAGTCCAACGCATCACTGATCGACGCTGCGGCACTGGCGGAGATGGATGTGGTACAGCGGCTGGTCAGCCTGGGCCGCGCGGCGCGCGATGCCGTTGAAATCGGCGTGCGTCAGCCGCTGGCGTCGGCCGCATTTGTCACGCGGAATGCGACCGAAGCGCAGGCAGTGAGACGTCTCTCCGATTTGATCGAGAGTGAACTGAACGTGAAGTCCGTCGGAACCCTTGAAGGGGCCGACGACGTGGTGGAGTATAAGCTGAACCCGCTGCCGCAGGTGCTGGGCAAGAAATTCGGCAAGGACTTCCCGCGCGTGCAGAAGACGCTGCGCGAAGGCGAGGCCGGGCAGGTTCGGGCCTGGGCGCAAACGCTCAAGAACGGCGAAGCGATCGTCCTGAGCCTCGACGGCCAGACTTTTGAGGTCAAGAGCGCGGAGTGCGAGGTGAAGCAGAATGCCGCCGAGGGCTACGCGGTCGCGGAAGACGCCGGACTACTGGCTGCGGTGGATACGCGCCTGACCGACGCGCTGGTGGCTGAAGGCCTGGCGCGCGAGGTTGTGCGGCGCGTTCAGGATACCCGCCGCAAAGCTGACTTCAACGTCGAGGATCGCATCCACCTGGTGTTCCAGGCGACGGAACCGCTGGCAAAGGCGATCGAGCAGTTCGCGGCCTATATCCAGGACGAAACGCTGGCGCTGACGCTTGAGCAGGGCGAGGCGAATGGCGGATATTTCCGCGCGGACTTCCTGCCGGACAGCGACCCCAAGAAGGACGCTTCAGTGCGCGGCGAAACCCTGGTCATCGGTGTCAAGCGCGTCTGA
- a CDS encoding tetratricopeptide repeat protein, which produces MRFGQVVRSFREGFRDWDARSKSAFVLALVLLIVVLIVGGRLPEENRSSAVIGVIGLLVTLQAIFLYANRGMVTTATKARRLLLEGEYDQARHLLEQTVRDIPDIQALILLGNAYRMLGEVDESYQTLTKALQMAPDQHFLLYSLGRTLMVRGSYAQAAEMFQRALERGAPEFAAVDLAEADFRAQRTVRIPTGAFAEAHVALMAAYLSWQSRQGQPPSGALIEAGLPFWEKSAARFAHTRYGVDLQRDLATLRGLPH; this is translated from the coding sequence ATGCGTTTCGGTCAGGTTGTCCGCAGCTTCAGGGAAGGGTTTCGTGATTGGGATGCGCGCAGCAAATCGGCGTTTGTCCTCGCGTTGGTTCTGTTGATTGTGGTGTTGATCGTGGGTGGGCGACTGCCGGAGGAAAACCGTTCCTCGGCGGTGATCGGGGTGATCGGCCTGCTGGTCACGCTTCAGGCGATCTTCCTATATGCCAACCGCGGCATGGTTACTACAGCCACCAAAGCCCGCCGCCTGCTATTGGAGGGAGAGTATGACCAGGCCCGCCATCTGCTGGAGCAAACGGTCCGTGACATACCCGACATTCAGGCTTTGATCCTGCTGGGAAACGCTTACCGGATGTTGGGCGAGGTCGACGAGAGCTATCAAACTCTGACAAAAGCCTTACAAATGGCGCCGGACCAGCATTTTCTGCTTTACAGCTTAGGGCGTACACTAATGGTGCGTGGGAGCTATGCACAAGCAGCGGAAATGTTCCAGCGCGCGCTGGAGAGAGGCGCGCCGGAGTTCGCAGCGGTAGACCTTGCCGAAGCCGATTTCCGGGCGCAGCGTACAGTACGTATTCCCACAGGAGCTTTCGCTGAAGCCCATGTCGCGTTGATGGCGGCGTATCTCAGCTGGCAATCAAGGCAGGGGCAGCCACCGAGTGGGGCGTTGATCGAGGCCGGCTTACCCTTCTGGGAGAAGTCCGCCGCTCGTTTCGCCCATACGCGCTATGGTGTAGATTTACAGCGCGATCTTGCGACCCTGCGCGGCTTGCCGCATTGA
- the rpmF gene encoding 50S ribosomal protein L32, which produces MGPLPKRKLSKGRRDRRRAHDALSLDHLVICETCGEYHIAHRVCPKCGTYRGNTIVQVQSE; this is translated from the coding sequence ATGGGTCCCCTTCCAAAGCGGAAACTCTCGAAGGGTCGTCGTGACCGTCGTCGTGCCCATGATGCGCTCTCGCTCGACCACCTCGTAATATGCGAGACGTGCGGCGAGTACCACATCGCACACCGGGTTTGCCCCAAGTGTGGCACGTATCGCGGAAACACGATTGTCCAAGTTCAGAGCGAGTAA
- a CDS encoding nitroreductase family protein: MSVLDAIRKRRAVRQFTDQPVADEVIRAILEAGGRSQSSKNTQPWRFVVVREKATLTALAALGDYAGHLAGAAFAVVLVGSKESTWNSFDLGQAAAYLQLAAHELGVGSCIAAIYRADEAKTLLGIPSERSVFCAISFGYPSPQDKPARLGGRRSLNDVVSWERWLEKSDE; this comes from the coding sequence ATGAGTGTTCTGGATGCGATACGTAAGCGGCGCGCGGTGCGCCAATTCACAGATCAGCCGGTGGCCGACGAGGTGATCCGCGCGATTTTGGAGGCCGGTGGACGGTCGCAGAGCAGCAAGAATACGCAGCCGTGGCGGTTTGTGGTCGTGCGCGAGAAGGCCACGCTGACAGCGCTTGCGGCACTGGGGGATTACGCGGGCCACCTTGCCGGGGCGGCGTTTGCTGTCGTGCTGGTGGGTAGCAAGGAGTCCACCTGGAACAGCTTCGATCTTGGCCAGGCCGCAGCCTATCTCCAGCTTGCCGCGCATGAACTTGGGGTCGGCTCGTGCATTGCAGCTATCTACAGGGCTGATGAAGCGAAGACTCTGCTGGGTATTCCTTCAGAACGCAGTGTGTTTTGTGCGATTTCATTTGGCTATCCCTCCCCGCAAGACAAGCCCGCACGCCTGGGAGGACGCCGATCACTGAACGACGTGGTCAGTTGGGAGCGGTGGCTTGAAAAGAGCGACGAGTAG